In a genomic window of Methanomassiliicoccus sp.:
- a CDS encoding putative zinc-binding protein, giving the protein MRVMVVICGANGERSMLIEKAVEEFAPKYFDRILQFSACTVAASPILVQMSGGDPDHLVAVNGCRNRCADLILKKAGISPKVTIVLDDAVDRELGKCEACTRFVFPDIREEEWTNLARMMGEAVEKAQ; this is encoded by the coding sequence ATGAGGGTGATGGTAGTGATATGCGGAGCGAACGGAGAGCGCTCCATGCTCATCGAGAAGGCGGTAGAGGAGTTCGCCCCCAAGTACTTCGACCGCATCCTGCAGTTCAGCGCCTGCACCGTGGCCGCATCTCCGATCCTGGTGCAGATGAGCGGCGGGGACCCTGATCATCTGGTGGCGGTGAACGGCTGCCGCAACCGGTGCGCCGATCTCATTCTGAAGAAGGCGGGGATATCGCCCAAGGTAACCATCGTCTTGGACGATGCGGTGGACCGTGAGCTGGGCAAGTGCGAAGCATGCACCCGCTTCGTGTTCCCGGATATCCGGGAGGAGGAGTGGACCAACTTGGCTAGGATGATGGGCGAGGCGGTGGAGAAGGCCCAGTGA
- a CDS encoding putative zinc-binding protein, with protein sequence MGQVNILMCAGFSPSARVVRKAIRRVAEQKEIRVLSPCPAGAGLAKYVEELKSLDPSRTLVVEGCDGCCGTQTMMLNGVMPTRTVIIDKTAIADERAIASAEAKILASLKEMGE encoded by the coding sequence ATGGGGCAGGTCAACATTCTGATGTGCGCTGGTTTCTCCCCTTCGGCCCGGGTGGTGCGGAAGGCCATTCGCAGGGTGGCGGAACAGAAGGAGATCCGAGTGCTCAGCCCCTGCCCCGCGGGGGCCGGGCTGGCCAAGTACGTCGAGGAGCTTAAGTCCCTCGACCCTTCCCGCACCCTGGTGGTGGAGGGATGCGACGGTTGCTGCGGTACCCAGACCATGATGCTGAATGGAGTGATGCCTACTCGAACGGTGATCATCGACAAGACCGCCATCGCCGATGAGCGAGCGATAGCCTCAGCCGAGGCCAAGATCCTCGCCAGCCTGAAGGAGATGGGCGAATGA